GGATTAGCTCTGAGTGTGGTCGCTTTCAACTCAATTATTGCAGCTTGTAGCAGAGTAGGGTTAGAGCAGAAGGCCCTTAAGGCCTATAAGTTTATGATTACATTTGGTATAACTCCTTCATCTTCTACATGTAGTTCTTTGCTTATGGGTTTATCCAAGAAGGGGAACCTGCAAGAAGCCAGAGAGTTTTTGTGTAAGATGATAGAGAAGGGGTTCCCTATCAAAAAAGCTGTTTTCACGGTGCTTTTGGATGGGTACTTTTGAATTGCCGATTTAGACGGGGCTCAAAATTTATGGAATGAGATGGTAAGAAGAGGGATATGGCCTGATGTTGTTGCGTTCTCAGCATTTATCAATGGACTATGTAAAGCGGGTCTAGTGGAGGAAGCATATGATATATTTCTGGATATGTCAATGAGAGGTTTTGTGCCCAACAATTTTGTGTATAATTCTTTGATTGGCGGGTTTTGCAACCGCGGGAAGTTGAGTTATGCACTGAAGTTAGAGAGAGATATGAGGCAAAAGGGTCTTCTTCCAGATATCTTTACCACCAATATGATCATTAATGGGTTCTGTAAACAGGGAAGAATGAAGTCTGCAATTGATACATTTATGGACATGTACCCAACTGGGTTAACCCCAGATATTGTCACTTACAATACCTTAATTGGTGGTTATTGTAAAGCATTTGACATGGTTGGAGCAGATGAGTTTTTGTATAAAATGTATGCCAGTGGATGTGAACTCTCACAACCTATAATATTTGCATTCAAGGTTTTTGTAGTAGTCGAAATATAAATCGAGCTGTGATGATTCTGGATGAGCTTGTTTCAAGAGGTGTTGTTCCAGACTCAGTTACATACAACACGATGATGAATGGTGCTTGTGTTGACATATTGGACCGTGCTATGATTTTAATGGCTAAATTGCTCAAGTTGGCGTTTCTTCCAAATACTGTTACAATTAATGTGTTATTGTCCCAGTTCTGCAAGCAGGGGAAGCCTGAGAAGGCCCTCATGTGGGGTCAGAAGTTGAGTGAGTTTTCCACTTGCTTTGACAAAATTACGTATAAATTATTGGACAGAGCTTATCATAATCTGCAAGAAGATTCTGAAATTTCCAGTGGAACAGCTGAAAACAGCCTCTTCCTGGATTTCCTCATGTACATTACATATGATTATTTATGTAGAAATAAACCTTGCAGGGATGCAAGTCAAAATCCTCTTAAGTTAATTGATTTTAAAGGCTCCTGAAAGTTGATTTAGTTCATCAGTTTTCACCACAATGATTATGATCTGGGACATTCTGATGTTATCATGATTGTACCCTTCCGGTCTCATGTTTTATGCCACTTGTGGCAACAAGATTGAAGTAGCAACAATCAGAAAGAAGCAAAAAGCAGCTGGCATGATGGTTTCAAGGGAGACTGATCACTCAAAGGGAAGAGATAGGCGAGCAAATGAAAACAGTCAAGACAAAGGAGATGGAAGGGAAAGTGGGCTGAGGTTATGAGAAAATAGTCATGCCTGCCAGTTATGCCGTCAACTGCAAATGTTGGATAAATGCCGTGCATGAATTTATGAAAAGGGGTCATAATGTGCTGGGCACATTAGGTCAGGTATTGAAGTTAATAAAAGAGCAATGCCGACTTTTAGATATAATATGGCAACTGATGTTAActgtgttttaattttatggtgCAGCTGAACAAGTGTATAGGTTGAAAACCCAAAATAGATGGCAAAGCAAAATGAAAGCTCCAACCGGTGGACCCAGGATTGTATTCATGCACGGACTCataaaaaaattttattttgaggGAAATCATGGTTTCTTGGCTGACAAGGGCCCTTTTTGTAAGTTTTCTCTTCGAATTTCACTTCGAATATTCATATTATAATCTAAAATCCGATGTCGTAAACCCCTGGATCGGTAACCTATTGTAATCTAAAATTTATAACGGTTTGCCATTTGGGTAATTATCAATGTGTATGCTGAATAACGAAAGGCAAGGCTTTAAACTAGCAGGCAAAGTATACATGGGTTAATAGGTGAGGTGAAAGGCAAGGTTTGGAAGTGGGGGCATTTTATATGTTAACAAGGCAATTCATGGGTTAATATGTTTCTACCGATGAAAGTTAGTTGCATGACCTGTTTTATTTGTGTGGGCAGGTGCACCCTCTAGGACCTATGTAGGATGCCCAGCGAACCACACTCCAAGTGAATTTGCTATGCGGATTCGAGAGTAAGCACTGAAGAACAAGGTCAATGTCTAGTAGGTTTCCATTTGCAGCTCGAAGGGCTGCATAGTCTCCGAAAATGTACATGAGCCAACTCTTTTGTCAAGGCCTTGCATCATTGAGTGAGTGTTGCTGAGAGGGAGCAACAGAAGGTTTTGGCTCTGGTTGCTGCAGTTTTTCGTATGATCCATTGGGTTTCCTTTTAGGAATTCTTGTAATCTCTATGGGAATGAGTTATGGGCGATTCTTGTCGAAGATTTAACTTCCGTGACGTTATTAATGATTTCACAAGATTGTACGGTGACAATGCTACCATGAATGAGTGCTTTGGGGGAATTTTCTGTTTATCTGGAAAGAGggcaaaaaaggaagaaaagaaacagCCTTATCTTATTCTCATTAAATCAGCTATACATGGAAAAGGCTGATTCTCACATAACCaatcttagggctggtttggtattgctgtgctttgaaaaaaaactgctgtgagaataagcggctgtgaaataaagccagtagagtatttggtaaacttttttgtgaaagtgcttttggaaaaaaaatcaggatgatagtgtgtcttttcattaaaggagcactgtaactccgtgtgctttgaaaaaactggctttttttcaaagcagcaaatagcagcttcagcttttcctttgattttcagcttattctcacagcagcttccaaaataaggctttttttttcagtttaccaaacacaaaaatgaccctcagctttttttcacagtggttttttttaaaaacacctcaatcccaaacggggccttagAATTCTCTGATGGCTTTAACAACTTTACAAAAATAACCATCCAAATCCTACTCGATAAAAAGTTCTATCTATCTCCAAAACGACCCGAAAACAAGTTACAACTATACAGGATGAATTATCCATCATATCACCTTCGCCCTCTGCATAATCATGAATCTTCTTCTACTAGCGCTCTCCACATGCTCACCTAGTTTGGCCAGGTGAGCCATTCGTCTCTTCCATGACTCCGAGGCCTCCGATTCACCCGTCTTTGTTACCGAGTCGGCTTGGTCATTCTCAACGGATTCAGGACTTCTCTCCGATGGGATTCCCTCTTCGGAGTCTTGAATAATCCCCTTTAATTTGTCTACTACCTGACTCATTGTTGGCCGATCTTTTGCCCTCTTTGACAGACAACTCTCGGCCAACTTAGCAATCTTTCTTGCTGCAGTGATCGAATACTTGTTTTCCAGCCGGCTATCCATTATCAAGCCAAACTTTTTACCGTCGGGAGGGAACTGTTTCACCCATTCCAAAAGGTTCTGTTCTATTCTTGGTCGGCTTCTTTCCAATGACCGCCTGCCTGTAAGAATCTCGTACAGCACCACACCGAAACTCCATACATCGCTCTTAGTTGTAAGATGGCCTGTCTCGACGTAATCTGGAGCAGCGTACCCGTTAGTCCCCACTACCTGATCATGAGAAACATTCTTCAGCATTTTTCGAAGCACTGTTTGCATAGGTAGGTTCCTATCCAAGCTACAAATGCTAGTGAGAAATAAGTGAATGCAATACTTACTGCAGTTGAAACATGAGTATGGCCAACCATTGGCCCCTCCCTAGCAAGCCCGAAGTCTGAAAGCTTCGGTTTAAAATTCTCATCCAACAACACATTCGCGCATTTGAAATCTCGATAGATTACCTTCATCAACagcataagaaaaaaaatcagaataACCAAGACTAAGACTAAGCTTGAATACTGAAAACATGAAATAGAACATGTCTAGCAGAGAAACAGTTCCCGCAGGGAAGGGCGGGCGGAGCCATGAAGGGACCATAATGGTCCCGGGCctacttgatattttttttcacatagAAAAAACCAGAGTTATCCCTCTGATTTCCAAAGCTCTTTGACAGTATTAGAGCCCCAACCAGAATCTTTTCCTTATTTTCTTCACTGGGTTCAATTTGAGGCTTATGGTTCTTATGCAATTAATCGACGTCACTATGAgttttgagggagagagaagaagTAGGCTAGAgaacttatttttattttttccttcattttttattgtatttcttAAAGTCTTTTAATACTATTACTTTTGCTTTTATcttttatcttatttttctattcccctcctccttccttcctccttccaaaTAAAGGGGCATATATTTTGAATCTGACTCATGGTACTAGGCATGGGGGTTGAGTTAAGGAAGATGATAACAAGAACGACATCATACTGAACCCAAATGATAGTGGTTTGTGTTAGGGTACGTCAGAtccatatttttcttaaatCTTAAGAGCGTTTAGAGCCAGGCTTTTAGCTCCGCCACTAGGCGGAGATTAAGGCATGAAAAAGCGATGTGGAAGACTGGTGAATGCAAAATTTCAGGGCTGACCTTATGCAAAGAAAGAAACTACATTCTCAAATTTGGATAACCGCCCCACCCCAGAACCAGAAGCGAAGGTAGATCTTATGAAGGATAAAGCATGTAATCTGACATAACCAGATGGATACATATGTGAAATATGCCATATGTAACAAGCTCTAGCTCAGGAAGCTAAAACAACCGACTTACGAATCAAGTATATAACTTGATTTGTATGTAGAAACTGATTTTTCAATATCGATGTTTAGGGCTAACCTGAACCTCCAATCCTTCGTGCAGATACGCCAATCCTTGAGCAGCTTCAAGTATTATCTGTAACCTTGTCTCCCAAGGTACAGTTGGGTACGCCTTGTTGAATAGATGATCATCTAAACTTCTGTTCGGCATGAATTCATAGACGAGCAGTCGTTGAATTCCTCTTTCACCATCAACAGCACAGTATCCGATTAGTTTGACAAGATTCGGGTGCTCCACAACACTCAGAAATTGAACTTCTGCCACCCATTGCTTGTGACCCTGTACGAAAGAACAGAGAATCATAAGCAATGGTATTCGAAACCACAAAAAAGAATGTAATGAGAGGATGCCAGAAGACTCAGAACTCGATTAACAATAATCGTGACAGCGGTTTAAATAATTTTTGATTAAATATTAAGGAAAATTAGTCTACAAAATGTATCTTAATCACAATAGCGCGTTAAGTAATAGTAAGGTGCTTAACCCCCATACCTGTAAGCCATCATTGTTAAGCTTTTTAATGGCGACAAAGATTGGATCGTGGTCCTTGGCATCAGCAGGCTTAATTGAACCTTTGTATACATTCCCAAATCCGCCTTCTCCGATCTTAAGCAGCCTACTGAAGTTATTTGTTGCCTGCCTGAGCTCCGCGAAAGTGAACACCCGCAAGTTATGAGCCTTCTCTTCAAACATTTCTGGTATACCGCGGGGTGAATTTGCGGAGCAGGAAGACTTAATGACCCTATCGCCGGGACCTGAATACTCCGAGTTTCTCTGTTCTTTCAGTTCTGGTGCTGATCTTTGTTCCCTGCTCCTAGCTTTGTCCTTGAAGTAGTAGAAGCACTTCATTGTATAGAATCCTACACATGAATACTCCGATTTTTAATGGAAATGCTAAAACAGTAGAACACAAAATCATAGAGAAAAAtgtttacttaaaaaaaaattaacaagaatcaTACTAGAGAAACGAAACGCAGTAAGTCAATGAAAACAGAGTAATATGCAAGATAAGAAAAACCCTAAGGAAAAAAGAGATGAAATCACAAATGGTTGGAAGATTAAAGAGAAGATCAAAAGAGTGTAAACCCAGATGGGAAATCAGAATGGAAGTACAAATTAACTTGGAGAGAAGGCAACTGACAAAAATTGTATCAGAAATCCTAACTCAGATGAGCAAAAACGAAAGAGAGAACCATGAATGAATGAAAGAACCAaatattaaaccctaaatcttAAAGAAAATAGATACCTCTGTCAATTATTTCTGCATATAATTTGAATAGGGTTGGGAGGTTCAGGTTGGAGAGACCTGCACAGATTTCTTTCCTTGCTtggccttttttttattttttttatgtgaatAATAAAGTAGGTGGTTAGCTTTAGCCGTCGTAATGGTTAGGCAATATAAGAAGAAGAGAATTCAAAGGTTGGATTAAAAATAGGAGAATTCATCAACTATTCAAGTTGAcaataatagtaatataatataataatataataatatatatatatatatataatattttttgaatcacggcgtgTTATGGGcaacttacacgttttaaatgtatttatatgtgtaaattgacaaaaggaaagtcaaatatttgaagtaaatgaataatctcagaccatgctagaagaaaccccttataaaccaattaaagcatctaaattcacataataaattcgatctctatagaatttacattaagaataagagaaaataatatttaataaacaatttattgaatcatattattgcttgtgaggctaaacccaccccctccctcttagtgtatataatatcgtttgttaaaaaaaataatcatttgacaactaatttaatcacattattatctgcaTACAAAATACctttttttataactggcattgcacgcctcttaagatgttgtGAATGTGTTTAAggatagagaaaataatatttaataaacaactgattgaatcacattattgctagcccattgtaaggCAAAACCCACCccatcccccttagtgtagataatattgtttgataaaaaaaaaatcatttgacaactaatttaatcacattattatccgcgtgcgaaataccttttttataaccggcattacatgtctcttaagatgttttgaacatgttttaaaatagagaaattgaataacattattactagcctattgtgaggtactaatttaaaaaaaaaacaacacaaaaaaactaattaaaatcaCGACGACATTTTTTGAATTAAGGCGTGCTACGCGCAACttacacattttaaatgtatttatatgtgtaaattgacaaaaggaaagtcaaatatttgaaataaatgaataatcttatatcatgctagaagaaaccccttataaaccaattaaaatagttgaatttacataataaaattggtctctatagaatttacattaagaatagagaaaatgatatttaataaacaattgattaaatcacattattgctagcccattgtgaggctaagcccaccctcaTCCccgttagtgtagataatatcgtttgttaaaaaagaaaaaaatcatttgacaactaatttaatcacattattatccgcttgcaaaagactttttttataaccgacattacacacctcttaagatgttttgaacatgtttaaaaatagagaaaataatatttaataaacaactgattgaatcacattattgctagcctattgtaaggctaagcccacccctcccccttagtgtagataatattgtttgttaaaaaaaatcatttaacaaCTAATTTAACGTAATTTAATCACAGTATTAACCACgtgcgaaagacctttttttcTAACCGACATTatacgcctcttaagatgttttgaacatgtataaaaatagagaaaataatatttaataaacaattgattggatcacattattgctaacccattgtaaggctaagtccacccccccttagtgtagataatatcatttattaaaaaaaataatcatttgaaaactaatttaa
This region of Malus domestica chromosome 07, GDT2T_hap1 genomic DNA includes:
- the LOC103445048 gene encoding probable serine/threonine-protein kinase PBL19 codes for the protein MKCFYYFKDKARSREQRSAPELKEQRNSEYSGPGDRVIKSSCSANSPRGIPEMFEEKAHNLRVFTFAELRQATNNFSRLLKIGEGGFGNVYKGSIKPADAKDHDPIFVAIKKLNNDGLQGHKQWVAEVQFLSVVEHPNLVKLIGYCAVDGERGIQRLLVYEFMPNRSLDDHLFNKAYPTVPWETRLQIILEAAQGLAYLHEGLEVQVIYRDFKCANVLLDENFKPKLSDFGLAREGPMVGHTHVSTAVVGTNGYAAPDYVETGHLTTKSDVWSFGVVLYEILTGRRSLERSRPRIEQNLLEWVKQFPPDGKKFGLIMDSRLENKYSITAARKIAKLAESCLSKRAKDRPTMSQVVDKLKGIIQDSEEGIPSERSPESVENDQADSVTKTGESEASESWKRRMAHLAKLGEHVESASRRRFMIMQRAKVI